CCGCAAAAGAATAATTAGATTACGATATAGCCCGGCTATCGTATTTTTATAATGACACAAACCACACATGAAAAAGCTATTGTTTTTAACCGTTGCACTATGTAGTTTAAATACATTGTTTGCTCAAATGATAACGAAAGTAAATGATCCTGTAGAATGGATCAACCCTTTAATGGGTACGGACTCCAAGCCTTCTTTATCAAACGGTAATACTTATCCCGCTATTGCAGTGCCTTGGGGCATGAACTTCTGGACTCCGCAAACAGGTAACATGGGCAATGGTTGGGCTTATACCTATGCATCAGATAAGATCAGGGGATTTAAGCAAACCCATCAACCTTCTCCTTGGATGAACGATTACGGACAGTTTGCTATCATGCCAGTAACTGGTAAGTTGCGTTTCCGGGAAAACGATCGAGCTAGTTGGTTTTCACATAAGGCTGAAGTGTCTAAACCCTATTACTATAGTGTATACTTAGCCGATCATGATGTGACAACTGAAATCACTCCCACAGAAAGAGCTGCCCAGTTTCGGTTTACATTTCCTAAAAGTGATAGTGCTTTTATTGTCATCGACGCTTTTGATAAAGGTTCATATGTAAAGATCCTTCCTGAACAAAAAAAGATCATCGGTTATACGACACGCAATAGCGGTGGTGTGCCGCAAAACTTTAAAAACTACTTTGTTATCTATATTGATAAGCCTTTCACGCAAGCTAATACTTGGCGCGACAGTACAATGCTGCTTGACTCAATAGAAACTACCGCTGCTCATGCTGGTGCTGTTGTAGGCTTTAAAACTGTAAAAGGCGAGAAGGTGCAGTTAAAAGTTGCTTCTTCCTTTATCAGCTTTGAACAGGCCGAATTGAATTTAAATAGCGAGCTAGGTAAGGATGCATTTGATGTAACAAAGGCTAAAGCTAAAGCAGCCTGGAACAAACAGTTGAATAAAATACTGGTAGAGGGAGGAACGATAGATGAAGTACGTACCTTCTATTCATGTATGTATCGTACGTTACAGTTCCCACAAAAGCATTACGAAGTAGATAAGTCAGGCAAAATAGTACACTATAGTCCTTATAATGGGCAAGTGCTGCCAGGTTATATGTTTGCGGGAACAGGTTTCTGGGATACATTTCGTGCACTGTATCCTTTTTTGAATTTTGTTTATCCATCAATCAATCGTGAAATGCAGGAAGGATTGGTGAATGATTATAAAGAAGGTGGCTTTTTGCCCGAGTGGTCTAGTCCTGGTTTTAGAAATGTAATGGTAGGAAATAACTCTGCTTCTGTGGTAGCAGATGCTTACCTGAAAGGCTTACGCGGATATGATATCAATACTTTGTACCAGGCACTGTTACATGGCGCAAATAACGAAGGACCCTTAACCGCTGTTGGTAGGAAAGGAGTAAGCTTTTATAACGATCTGGGTTATGTTCCCTATGACGTGGGTATTAATGAAAGCGCTGCCCGTACGCTGGAATATGCCTATGACGATTTTACTATTTATCAATTGGCAAAAGCATTGAAGCGCCCGCAAGCCGAAATTGAATTGTATGCACGTCGCAGTCAAAACTACCGCAAGCTCTTTGATGCAGAAAACAAACTGATGCGCGGGCGTAACAAAGACGGTTCTTTCCAGTCGCCATTTAATCCATTCAAGTGGGGCGATGCATTTACAGAGGGTAATTCTTGGCATTACTCCTGGAGTGTATTTCATGATATAGAAGGACTGAAACAATTAATGGGAGGTAATGACCAGTTTGTACGAATGCTGGACTCTGTATTTACAATGCCTCCTGTGTTTGATGAAAGTTATTATCGTGGCGTGATCCATGAAATCCGCGAAATGCAGATCATGAATATGGGCCAATATGCACATGGTAACCAACCCATACAGCACATGATCTATCTTTATAACTATGCTGGACAGCCTTGGAAAGCCCAATACTGGATACGACGCGTCATGGAGCAGCTATATAAAGCCACACCTGATGGTTATTGTGGTGATGAAGACAATGGGCAAACGTCTGCTTGGTATGTATTTTCTGCAATGGGTTTTTACCCTGTATGTCCGGGTACC
This genomic interval from Flavisolibacter tropicus contains the following:
- a CDS encoding GH92 family glycosyl hydrolase produces the protein MKKLLFLTVALCSLNTLFAQMITKVNDPVEWINPLMGTDSKPSLSNGNTYPAIAVPWGMNFWTPQTGNMGNGWAYTYASDKIRGFKQTHQPSPWMNDYGQFAIMPVTGKLRFRENDRASWFSHKAEVSKPYYYSVYLADHDVTTEITPTERAAQFRFTFPKSDSAFIVIDAFDKGSYVKILPEQKKIIGYTTRNSGGVPQNFKNYFVIYIDKPFTQANTWRDSTMLLDSIETTAAHAGAVVGFKTVKGEKVQLKVASSFISFEQAELNLNSELGKDAFDVTKAKAKAAWNKQLNKILVEGGTIDEVRTFYSCMYRTLQFPQKHYEVDKSGKIVHYSPYNGQVLPGYMFAGTGFWDTFRALYPFLNFVYPSINREMQEGLVNDYKEGGFLPEWSSPGFRNVMVGNNSASVVADAYLKGLRGYDINTLYQALLHGANNEGPLTAVGRKGVSFYNDLGYVPYDVGINESAARTLEYAYDDFTIYQLAKALKRPQAEIELYARRSQNYRKLFDAENKLMRGRNKDGSFQSPFNPFKWGDAFTEGNSWHYSWSVFHDIEGLKQLMGGNDQFVRMLDSVFTMPPVFDESYYRGVIHEIREMQIMNMGQYAHGNQPIQHMIYLYNYAGQPWKAQYWIRRVMEQLYKATPDGYCGDEDNGQTSAWYVFSAMGFYPVCPGTDQYVLGTPLFKKMTIALDNGKTLVIQAPESSAENKYVQELRFNGKAYDKNYVNHFELLKGGVLNFSMGAMPNKARGAKANAFPYSFSVEQKIPQSKP